Below is a window of Virgibacillus sp. NKC19-3 DNA.
ATAACACCTAGAATCTCGCCCTTTTCTATTGTCATTTCGGGAATACTCAGCATAAATGCATCCCTTTGCTTTGTCACTTCTTCAAACTGCAAATTCACAGGCATACGTTCACCTCTTCTTTTCCTATATATATGTATTAGACTAATTAAAGTAAATTACGAAGTATTTAAAATATTTCTTCTGCGTTGTATATAAATCTATTTTCTCTTTAACATTTTCTTCTCATTTTATCCTCCATTCTCTCCCTTAAAGGCTTTGCATCTATGAATGAAATTAATTATCTTTCGTTATCATTTTCATCTTCTTCCGGCGGTAGCTTTTCCAACATCACTAGTATAAATGTTGCTATCGGGCCAAAAAACAAAGATAGGAAAAACCAATTAAGACCCGATCTGTTTTTTCCTTGAGCTAATCCGGCGTTAATAAGGGTTAGCGTTCCCCAACCAACAAAATATTGCTCTTCCACGCTAATCCTCCTTTGAATCTATATTCTTGAAACTTACTATTTAAAAAAGTTGATATACTTCTCTCTGCTGCTTATCTTTATAAAAAAGGATAAAGTAATGTAACGACACAGAACAAAACAGGAAACAAACTAAGCAGGAGTATGGGAGTAATATCAAAAAAGATGCTGATAAGGAGCGGTGACAAGACGATAAAAGTTAATAAACTGTTTCTGATTCTTGATTTAGGTGTTTCATATTGTTTTTCCCCGCAATCAGGACATATCATTGCCGGATCCAGCGTGAAAGACGTTTTCAACATTTGCTTCCAGGTCCGAATATGGCCACAGTTTTCACAAGTTGGCATCTTTTAATCTCCCTTGTTTTCTATGCTATCAGATTGACCCGCTCTTTTTAAGAACAAAATGCTAGTTCTCTTTTTAGACCCTATTTTAAAAACGAATCTACAACACACTGGGTTCCATAAGCATTATTCGCTTTTCCTCACAATTTACTTCAACTGGAACCCCTAATGGAAGAATTGACATTGGATCTGTATGTCCGAAATCAAAATTACTAATTATAGGTAGATCATATTGATTAAATTCCTGTTGAATAACACTTGTTATTACATTATCTAATTGATCCCTTTCTTGAGGTGAGTAATCTCTAGCCCTGCCGAAAATAAGTCCTCGTATACGTTCAAAAATTCTTTGAACACCATAATTTCTTAGCATCCGTTTTATTTGATTAACTGTAGTTGTTCCTTCGCCATTCTCTAAAAAAAGAACCTTATCATCAAAGAATTCATCTTCAGGAAAATATGTTGTACCTTTCATCATTTCAAAAACTTCAATATTACCTCCGAACAATCTTCCGCTTTTTATACCGTCACCTTGTAACCATTTCCATCCCTCGGTATTTTGGTTTTTTTCATTGATTTTTCCTATATTATCTGTATTAGACCAGTCCGGGTAACCTTGCGACCAATAATCGAAAGGAGAGTATTCATACTTATGATGTGGCTGAAACAACAAATCTACAACGTGTCTTTTATAAAGAGGATCCAAGTTTCTAATTTGAGAAATTCCTGCCATAACAGTAGGTCCATAAAAGGTAACTAATCCTAATTGATTTAAATATGCTAGAAATGTTGTATTATCCGATGAACCAATAACAACTTTGGGATTTCTAAGTATAAGTTCCTTGTCTAAATAAGGAAGTATTCTTATGGCATCATCCCCACCGATTGAACAAAAGATACCTTTGATGTTTGGATCTGCAAAAGCTTGATTGAGATCTTCTGCCCTTTGTTTTGGATTATTATAAAGCCGTTCCGGAGCCGCGCGTACAGTACTCATTTCTTTAACGTTCAAATTAAATTCTTCCTGCAAAACACTTATTCCATAATTGAAAATATGTGGAAACAAATTAGGTAAACCTGTTTAGGGAGATATTACTGCAACTGTATCTCCTGGAATTAAACGTTGTGGAGTGGTAAACTTCATTTTTAATCATCCTTTTATCAATAATTAATATTCGGTGTGACCGGTTCAAGAACGGAATAATTCACACACCAAAATTGCCCCTCCGTTAAATTGTTAAGGTGCTACAAGTTCCACCTTTATCCTATCAGGGTCTTCAAAGTAAACTGCGTAATGGTCATCTCCCCCAGCGAATGGGTGATCATTTGTATAAAGGATCGTAATTCCTTTATCTACCAATTTCTTTGTTATATTATCGACGTGTTGCCGTGAGTCTGCGAAAAATGCTAGGTGATTAAGACCGACTCGACGTCTATGATATGAAACATCCAAAAACTTTTCCTCCGTTTGTACAAAGACGATATAGGTATCTCCTAACTTCCAGCTTTGCCCACCATCCCATTTCTAAAATGTGTTATATCCAAGTTCTTCGAGGAACCATCCCCACAATTCAGTTGACTTTTTTAGATCTGAAACGTATATTTCAATGTGATGCAGTAATCCTTTAGGCAAGAATCAACCTCCTTATTACGTTTCAAAGTAATCTCCCAAAAGAAGCGCATTTATTCCATCCATTGCGCATGATTAGAAACAATCACCAAAGCGGTTCTTCTTTATTAGATAGTTCAATAAAAAAAGGATACGTCACGAGAAAAAGTGGTAATACACTTATTATAACAAAGAAAAAAATGTATGAAGGTCCAAAGAAAAGATTACTAAGCATGAATAATGCGATTATGATAAAAGTAATTATTGTACTTCTTGTTCTTGTACGCGGAGTAATATATTGTTTTTCCTCACAATAGGGACACGTCATCCCACCACCTAGTGTAAAAGATTTCTTAAAGGTTTGTTTCCAACTCCATTTATGATGACAATTCTGACAGGTTGGCATGTTAATACCCCTTTCCTTAAAAGGTTAATATGAAGTATATAACTCATCTTTTCTCCAGACTTTTAATAAGTCGTATAAGCCAATATAATACGATCCAAGGTAGAATAAATTTTGTCGCCCTTCTATCAAACTTGGAACTACAGTTGATGTGTTTACTCCGATAAATTCCAGAACAAACCAAAGTACCAATATAAGTGCTATATCAATGATTATATTTATAATTGACCTCTTATCAATTTATTTAGAATGTTTAGTCATAACGCGAAAAACCGACACAATTAATACAATGGTTAAAATTAGAACCGCAAAATAACAAGTTGGAGTATCATATCGCCCCAAATGATTTCATTCATATATAACAACCCCCTCGTCTGTCATGTTCACTTAACATCTCAATTTCTCGAATAATTTTCTCCGGCATAGACATGTCATTCACCTCCATTAAGATATAATCTCATAATATCTTATAATTGCGTCAACATAAATTGTTCAATAGCTCTGATAACCGAGGGTCTGATAGCGCAACTTTCATATCAAATGATTTTTCGTAGCTGAGTCATCAAAAGCACAAGTCACACTTGCTGATATCGACAACCATGTGAATATTGTTTGGGTGTTAATAAAGTTTCACAGCTTACCCATTAGGATGAATGTAGCTGCTAAACTAAAATGCATCTTAATTTGCCTGTCCAAATGCTTTTGTTTTAATATTTTTCTTATCAAGAAAATCTACTATTTTTGCCTGTCCCTTTCCATTCTCCACATCAGCTTGATCCATTGTGGATGTAATGTTTATTTCAGGAAATTCACCTTTACTTGCATCTTTCATAAAATCATTAAACATCTCGTCCATTTCATAAAGCATCTCATTTAAAGTGGTAATGTACTAGCTAATTCTTTCAGATTCTACTCGAAACTCTTCAGGCAACGTATTATTTGAGATATAGTCAGAAAAATTTTTCTCGTCATTTTCTTTAGTAAGTTCGGTGATTTTAACCTTTCTAATTCATTCTCATTTAATTCTTTCTCTTCATACATAGCAACTTGAAATAAATAATTTACTCAACTGGCGGACTTTTTCACCGGATTTCTGAATATCCAAAAATTGTAAGGAACTGTTTCAATCCCTTACATCATAAACCTTATAACTTCTAAATTTGTTCATTCCATGCATCCCTATTAATCCTGCAACCCAACACCATGTTTATCTAGCTCTTTGTAGATCGTTTTCAATCGTGGTATTCCCTCTGCAACCATTTCTTCATTCACAAATACGATTGGATAAAATAAGTCTTCTTCCACAATCCGTGCCACAAATTGTTGATGTTTCTCTTCGTTTGGAGGATGATCAATATCAACATATTCATATTCGATTACATCGTCATCATACTTTCGTCCAATGGCAGCTTGAAGCCATTCATAGGTATCTTTTGAACCTGGCGCACCGACACAGCTCGCGCAGATTTGCTCTGCACCATATATGGTAATCACAACTTTCGTCTTTCCCATTTTGAACTCCCCCTTTTTAGTTACTTTTATTTTACATAATCTTTATAAAGAGGTAAAATATAATTAACTGGAGTATATGTTATTTAAGTATTAGATAGATTTTTCTACAAATATCCTTTATAATTAGTATCTGGAAGGGAGAAGATGAATAATGGAAGAACAAGTACAAGAGGTAATCACCAAGCTTCGTCCATTCTTACTGCGTGATGGTGGGGATGTAGAATTAGTTGATGTTGATGATGATGGCATTGTTCTTATTCGTCTCATGGGTGCCTGTGGTAATTGCCCAAGTTCTACAATTACGTTAAAAGCTGGAATTGAGCGTGCACTAATGTCTGAAGTACCTGGCGTTAAGGAAATCGAACAAGTATTTTAATAGTAGAAAACCTAGTTTATCAACAAAGCATAACACATATAAATAAAGCAGACAGTTTTTAGAAAAACTGTCTGCTTTTTGTTTTTTACACAGGCGTCTTCGGAGCATTTCCAGAAAAAACTGCTGCAATATTATCCAGGCACAGATTTAGCATCGCTGATCGGGTTTCTCCTGTAGATGAACCGATATGTGGTAGACATACAGTATTATCCAATTGAACGAGGGAATGATTTGCTTGGATCGGTTCTTCTGTATAGACATCAAGCCCAGCTGCTTGTATCTGATTTGTCTGTAATGCCTCAAATAACGCGTCTTCATCAACCGTAGCACCACGTGATGCATTAATGAAAATAGCGGATGATTTCATTTGCTCAAATGCGTAGCGGTCAAATATTTGTTCTGTTTCCTTCGTCAATGGCACGAGGGAAAGAACAAAATCAGATACCGTCAACAGTTCGTTGAAATCAGCATAGGTTGCCTGCAGCTCTTTTTCCGTTTCATAATGCCGTGAACGATTATGATATAATATCGACATGCCAAAACCCTTCGCACGTCTGGCAACTGCTTCACCAATTCTTCCCATCCCGACGATTCCGATTGTTTTATGATGAATATCAGATCCTGCAAGTAAATAAGGTGCCCAATTTTTCCATAAATCTTTTTTAATATAGCTGTCTGCCTCCACGATACGTCTTGCAGTCGCCATCAATAAAGCAAATGTTAAGTCGGCAGTTGTTTCCGTTAACACATCCGGTGTATTCGTCACAGTGATACCGCGGTCTTTGGCTGCTGCCACATCAATATTGTCGTAACCAACTGCCAAGTTTGCAACAACTTTCATTTGGTTTGCAACATTCAAAAGCGCTTCATCAATGTTATCGCTTAACATGCACAACAAACCATCTGCACGTTCGACTTCTTTTAGCAAAATATCCCTTGGTACTGGTTCATCTGCTTTTTCCCACATTTTAAAATCAAATTGGTCTGCATATGGATGGATGATTGCATCTGGGATTTTTCTCGTAATATAAATGTATGGCTTCGTCATTTTTGAACACCCCTCAAACGTTTGTTACAGCCAGTGTAACACAGGAATATGTAGTGAATCTGTTTCAATGTTCGCCATCTGAAAGAAATGGCTTAATCTTTCCTCATAAATTGCTT
It encodes the following:
- a CDS encoding YuzD family protein gives rise to the protein MGKTKVVITIYGAEQICASCVGAPGSKDTYEWLQAAIGRKYDDDVIEYEYVDIDHPPNEEKHQQFVARIVEEDLFYPIVFVNEEMVAEGIPRLKTIYKELDKHGVGLQD
- a CDS encoding 2-hydroxyacid dehydrogenase, giving the protein MTKPYIYITRKIPDAIIHPYADQFDFKMWEKADEPVPRDILLKEVERADGLLCMLSDNIDEALLNVANQMKVVANLAVGYDNIDVAAAKDRGITVTNTPDVLTETTADLTFALLMATARRIVEADSYIKKDLWKNWAPYLLAGSDIHHKTIGIVGMGRIGEAVARRAKGFGMSILYHNRSRHYETEKELQATYADFNELLTVSDFVLSLVPLTKETEQIFDRYAFEQMKSSAIFINASRGATVDEDALFEALQTNQIQAAGLDVYTEEPIQANHSLVQLDNTVCLPHIGSSTGETRSAMLNLCLDNIAAVFSGNAPKTPV
- a CDS encoding TIGR04104 family putative zinc finger protein; amino-acid sequence: MPTCQNCHHKWSWKQTFKKSFTLGGGMTCPYCEEKQYITPRTRTRSTIITFIIIALFMLSNLFFGPSYIFFFVIISVLPLFLVTYPFFIELSNKEEPLW
- a CDS encoding NifU family protein; amino-acid sequence: MEEQVQEVITKLRPFLLRDGGDVELVDVDDDGIVLIRLMGACGNCPSSTITLKAGIERALMSEVPGVKEIEQVF
- a CDS encoding S66 peptidase family protein — protein: MFPHIFNYGISVLQEEFNLNVKEMSTVRAAPERLYNNPKQRAEDLNQAFADPNIKGIFCSIGGDDAIRILPYLDKELILRNPKVVIGSSDNTTFLAYLNQLGLVTFYGPTVMAGISQIRNLDPLYKRHVVDLLFQPHHKYEYSPFDYWSQGYPDWSNTDNIGKINEKNQNTEGWKWLQGDGIKSGRLFGGNIEVFEMMKGTTYFPEDEFFDDKVLFLENGEGTTTVNQIKRMLRNYGVQRIFERIRGLIFGRARDYSPQERDQLDNVITSVIQQEFNQYDLPIISNFDFGHTDPMSILPLGVPVEVNCEEKRIMLMEPSVL
- a CDS encoding TIGR04104 family putative zinc finger protein; this encodes MPTCENCGHIRTWKQMLKTSFTLDPAMICPDCGEKQYETPKSRIRNSLLTFIVLSPLLISIFFDITPILLLSLFPVLFCVVTLLYPFL